In a single window of the Nicotiana tomentosiformis chromosome 8, ASM39032v3, whole genome shotgun sequence genome:
- the LOC138897150 gene encoding uncharacterized protein, with protein MAEEKIDHTHLYVHLSDTPGSILVLVQLTGSENYGPWCRSMRISLQAKRKLVFVTGTCTKDQFKKELHENWETCNAIVLSWIMISVSKDLLSGIMHASNVHLVWRNLQERFDKVNRVRIFQLHREIATIFQGTDSVAMYFTKLKELWAEYDALVPSPSCDCVKSKDYVDHLVQQRLP; from the coding sequence ATGGCGGAAGAGAAAATAGATCACACTCATCTGTATGTACATCTTTCTGACACTCCTGGATCGATTTTGGTTCTTGTTCAGTTGACAGGATCGGAAAATTATGGTCCTTGGTGTAGATCGATGCGAATTTCTCTTCAAGCTAAAAGGAAATTAGTGTTTGTAACAGGCACATGTACGAAGGATCAGTTTAAGAAGGAATTGCATGAAAATTGGGAAACTTGTAATGCAATAGTCTTATCCTGGATCATGATCAGTGTGTCGAAGGATCTTCTTAGTGGAATTATGCACGCATCGAATGTGCATCTGGTTTGGAGAAATTTGCAAGAGCGATTTGATAAAGTGAATCGTGTGCGTATTTTTCAACTACATAGAGAAATTGCTACTATTTTTCAAGGAACTGATTCGGTTGCGATGTATTTCACAAAATTGAAAGAACTTTGGGCGGAATATGATGCTCTTGTACCTTCACCAAGTTGTGATTGCGTCAAATCGAAGGACTATGTTGATCATCTGGTTCAACAGAGATTGCCCTAA